The nucleotide window CGTCACATACCAGATAAAACTGAACAAGCCACACCATCCTTGGGGTTTTCTACTTTCTTTGATTTTAAAAAGCAGATCTCTAGTCACTCAGGgcagggggttttttgtttgtttttgttttggggtgggggtttttttgttgttctgtttttttgttttgcaaaCCATAGCTGCTTGGGAGCTATTTTATAAGAATGGGGTACTTTTTTTATCCTCtggatttttcatttatttccgTAGGAAGCCCTATCGGTAATTATACTGCTCAAAATCTAGTGGGTTAGTATTGTTACCCATTTCTGGAAATTCTGCCTTGCTTTGGTTGGCATTGGCTTTGAGGGGGTCTTTGATGGGGCAGCTGGCATTACTCTTCTGACTCATTTGGAAAATATGTAACAATTCCAATTCTGTCTTCTCAGGAAAACTGACCAAGAAACTGTTGCCTCTGAAATTAAAGCATTCATAATTTAGGATACAGTCCATTTGTGGTATTAGAATTTTGCAGCGTTTTGaagtattttcattatttttcccttcctttcaaaaTGAAATGATTGTGCCTCATTCCTGCCTTTCCTCTCGCCATCTTCCTCACACCCTTCCCACGGGTTGAAATAATCATGGCATTCATTAAgattaccaagtgccaagcaccatattaagatggatacaagaaaatcagctcaTACAGAGTCAGAGTCTAGACTGGAAacctgtagtgggcagggaacgtgtctgtttattgttattttgtacactcccaagcacttgatacagtgctctgcacacaagaagtgctcagtaaatatgaatgactgacagacagtccctgtcccacaaaaggttcgtagtctaaggggaagggagaacaggtatttaatccccattttacagatgaggaaactgagtcacagagaagtaaagtgacctgcccaaggtgacatgacAGTCAAGCCGTagagcgtggattagaacccaggattagaactcctaagcctgtgttccttctactaggttccttcttcttatccaacagattACAGCTCCCCACATTTTCAAAGTACCTCTGAagcttcatctcctccaagaaacagtTTGGTTTGGTGGAAATCAGccagtccatcagtgatatttgttgaggggatactgtttgcagagcactgtcctaagcacttgggagagttcactagaattaataatggtaataatagtgatgatgaaggtgtttgttaagcacttattatgtgccaggcactgttctaagtactgggggagatacaaggtcccaagtggggctcacagtcttaatccctgttttacagatgaggtaactgagacagagaggttaagtggcttgcccaaagtcacacagctgataggtggcagagctgggattagaacccactacctctgactcccaagaccgggctctttccattaagccaccttggtaggcacgatccctgccctccaagagcatacagtctagtgggaaaagcagagcactgaactctcccaagcgcctagtacagtgctctgtaaacagtaagcactcaatgaatacaatcaaatgaaggatctaggagagctgggttctaatcccatctccaccacttgcctccctgAGCAAATTTTCACTTAACTTAGTAGTGACCGGGTTAAAAAGTGCCACAGAAAAATTGTCTAGATAGATCTTACTCTTCAACCTTTGAAATACAATTAAGAACTTGTATTATTTGCCTTGTCTTGAGAGTTTCTTATTTTAATTTGCAAATGCAGCTCTATTCATCTTTTCACTACTTTTGAAGCGACTATATGATATTCAGATTATATGGTGTCCTTCTGTGCGACCTCATTCCCTTTTCAACTACAGGTCCAATAGAGCTTCGTACTGAATGctttctaaactccttgtgggcagggaacatgtccattcattcaattcattcagtcggatttatggagcgcttactgtgtgcaaagcactgtaccaagcgcttggaagagtacagtgtaacaacattcaaacacattcctgcacacaacgagccaCCAACTGgtatactatactttcccaagccattagtgcagtgctgtgcacacagtaagcattcgctatcagtcaaccaatcaactctatttattgagcgcttactgtgtgcagtgcactgaattaagcacttggaagactacagtataagagagttggtagacatattccctgcccacattggatTTACAATTTAGAGAGGGATTCAGACATTAGTTGAaataaataaagtatggatatgtacataagtgcggtgggtgTGAACACTGAATACGAttgatttcttggtaaaaatgctaTGGCACTTAATagtgtcattcagtggtattaagtgcttattgtgtgcagaccaatgtaccatgcccttgggaaagtacaatacaataatcaagagttacagtccctgcccacagtgagcccacagtctagaggaggggataaTGATAAATATGATGATACATGCATCATATTTATATAAAGATACTATAcaatacagtatttattgagttcttattgtgtttaGAGAACTGAACTCAGTACTTGCATAATACATAGTATAATATTTTACAAATAGTTATAATGTATGCATGACAACTCTGCAGAACTCTCCTAAACAGTCTCTTTGAATTCGTTCCTCTTCTATCCACTCTAATATTTGCCTTCTGTTTCATCATGAAAGGCACAGGTATGTCAGGAAGTGTGTTATAAAAGCAGTTACAATTGTGATGCATGTTATGCAGTCGTACAGGTTTTTACATTTCAGTGAAAGAAACTGGCAGAAAATGTGTGTTCTGTAAGGCCATGGCTTCAAAATAGTAAATTCTTAAGAGCAAGAAGTGAGTGACAGTCATATAATTCTTTCAGGGTGATCTCCCCAAGATGGCTGGAGATAGAAATAGCTAAAACAAGTTTCACCATGAATGTTTTTTTTGGTTAGTCTTGCAGGCGCAGGCAAGACAATCAGCATTCCTCTCATTTTAGTAGGCAAACTCTTTAcctttgccctccccacctctccctgccccatggctcttatgtatatatgtgtatatctataattctacttaaagACATTGgttcttgtttacttgttttgttatctgtctcccccatttagactgtaagcccactgtgggcagagattgtttctctttattgctgtattgtactttccaagcacttagtacagtgctttgcacacagtaagcgctcaataaatgtgattgaatgaatgaatgagcttattatctgccaggcactgtactaagtgttggggtaatcgagttggacgtagtccctgtcccacatagcgctcacggtcttatctccattttacagatgacgtagctgaggcccagagaatgaataataataataataattgtggtatttgttaagcgcttactatgtgccaggcactgtacttagtgctggggtagatgcaaggtaattagtttggacacagtccttgttccacatggggctcacgaccttaatccccattttacaaatgaggtaactgaggctgtagtctccctagactgtaagtgtgttgtgggcagggagtgagtctgtttattgttgtattgtactctcccaggagcttaatacagtgttctcacacagtaagcgctcagtaaatacgattgaatgaatgaggcccagagaagtgaagtgacttgctcaaggccccacagcagacaagtggtagagccgggattagaacccaggtcctctgcctcccaggcctatgattttccattaggtgcttagaacagtgcttagcacataataataatagtaattgttaagcgcttactatgtgccaagcacggttctaaatgctagggtagatgcatgctaatcagattgttccacatgggactcacggtcatgatctccattttacagatgaggtaactgaggcacagagagattaagtggcttgcccaaggtcacacagcagacaagtggcgaagtcgggattagaacacacatcctctgaccccaagcccgggctttttccactaagctacgctataCCATCAACGCCATTAGGCCAttaggccacttgtcagttatgtccATTCTGTGATTCCTGAAGACCTGCCTAggtggaagaggaagtgaagacggTTGGCCCAGACTATTCCCGAACCCTCTGGGCAGAAACCATTCTGGGCTGTGGAGGGTGTGGCGGGTGGGCATAGCCCTgagattctcattcattcattcatttaatcatatttattgagcacatactgtgtgcagagcactttactaagcgcttgcgagattaagactgtgagccccacgtggggcaacctgattaccttgatacatagtaagcgcttaacaaatactaatattattattattattattagtggtagtattattataatgccctcctccctgaccaagccctcctttcctcttctcccactcccttttgattctccctgacttgcttcctttattcatcccccatcccagccccacagcccttacatacatacctgtcattttatttatattaatgttagtcttctcctctagactgtaagctcgttgtgggcaaggaatatgtccgttatattgctgttttggactctgccaagcgcttgatacagtgctcagcacacagtaagtgttcagtaaatacagttgattggctgacatggactgtgtacaacctgataggtttgtgtctgcctcagcacttagtacagttttgggcacatactaagcacataacaaatgccatttaaaaaaaagaaagtagaaaaccaaatcaagatggGCAGGACGTACTTTGGAAGACTGTCAAGCGGAGTgtggcacaggcttaggagtcagaggtcatgggttcgaatccctgctctaccacttgtcagctgtgtgactgtgggcaagtcctttaacttctctgtgcctcagttacctcatctgtaaaatggagattaaggctgtgagcctcatgtgggacaacctgattactctgtatctaccccagcgcttagaacagtgctctgcacatagtaagcacttaacaaataccaacattattattattatcaccgtggTACCAGATTCCAGACCAAATCAGAGGCCTATGGAACGATTGTGTTGACCAGCTTTCTTTATGACTGTGAGACTTAGACCACACAGATATGCTGCCAACTTGACAACACAAAGAACAAACTTTTGTAGGCACGTTGTAGCTGGACCTTTGGgtctcacattggccttttcagtgacACTGCCCATTTTAGTGATAAATGGAATTTCACCattagtggtgtcttcttcataGAGCGTGTTcttcattaatcagtggtatttagtgagtgcttattgtgggcaaagcactatactaagcactcgggagaggataataccaaacagttggtaaatacattccctgcccccaacaagcttcgtattcaaagatgaaaataatatagattctgagccccttgtgggacgggctccgtgtccaatctgatgatcaaaTATTTcctgcagtgcttagcacctggTAAGTATTTAATGCTTGCCTTAATTATAGTTATGACACCAGTGACAgtgaaattacatatatatatataatatactttTATGGgtagttttcatttttattgtggTTGATATTTGATATTTTATTGCTGTCTTTGAGTGCAGGTATTTAAATGCATAATTGTTTCATTTTTGCTCATAAATATGGGGAGCTACTGAATGCTGTCATTTTGGCAGACTTATTGCTAACTCAAAATTGCCTTTTTTACAAGATTTCCAGAGTTTGGGGATATTTGAATTGGAATTATATGCAGAATGTCCCAGCTTGCTGCATGAATGACTGTTTGACATTCAGTTCTATTTTGTCTTAATTCAGAATAaattaaaatgacattttcaaatTAAATTGCAACCTTTTAGCCGAAAATGTGAAAATATTAAGAGGGCGTATACATTGTGTTTTTACAGTAGTGAAAACTTTTGGTAGAAAGAATCCAGGCACCGGGTTTGGAATGATGTTCTTCCTTAAATgccatactactactaataataatataatagtacttaagtgcttactatgtgccaaacactggggtagatacagggtaatcaggttggacacagtgcacatgggagtcagaggtcgtgggttctaatcctggctctgccattcatctgctgtgtgaccttgggcaagtcacttaacttctctgtgcctcagttatgtcatctgtaaaatggggattaaaagtgtgtgagccgccacgtgggacagcctgattaccctgtatctaccccagctcttagaacagtgcttggcacattccaaATGAGGGCACGAGatttgaagtgagttgcccagggtcacacagcagacaagtggtggagccgggattagagcccaggtctttctgactcccaagcccggctctatccaccaagccacagtgcttctctaataaatcgCGTCCTGTTGTCCGTCTGTTCTGTCCCACTAGTTTCATCACGGGTCCTGCTGTAGCCCCAGGTTACTTTTCTGTGGAAGTGGAGAACGTGGTCCTGGTTTTAAATGGCCGAGAAGAAACGAAGATCTCCTTTGCCACCCAGTGGCTGTTGTACATAAAGACGTTGATCCAAGCTCAGAAGCTGCAGCACGTTGCGGTCGTATTACTTGGAAACGAACAGTGCAATAATGACTGGATTAGTCCATACCTCAGAAGCCATGGAGGGTTTGTGGATCTGCTCTTCATAACGTATGACAACCCCTGGGTTAATGACCAAGATGTTTTCCAGTGGCCCTTAGGAGTAGCAACGTAAGTTCAGTTTTTCAAAtattaataagaattgtggtatttgttaagcgcttattatgtgatgatgctgatgatggtatttgtgaagtgcttactgtgtgtcaagcactcttctaattgctggagtaaatacaaccaAACCAGGTTGGAGACactccctgtctgacatggagcttacagtcttaattgtgtgtgcttactgtgtgcagagcactgtgctaggcagttgagtatacaatacagcaataaactgacacattccctgcccatgacaagcttacagcctagtggtggggagacagacatcaatttagataaattagagatatgggcataaatgttgtggggcggggaggagggcagaacaaagggagcaagtcagggcaacttagaagggagtgggagaaaagtgggggcttagtctgggaaaacctcttggaagatatgtgccttcaataaagctttaaagtgggggagagtcattgtctttcagatttgaggaaggagaactttccaggccagaggcaggacataagcGTGGGGTCAGTGGTGTGAGATaggggagatggaggtacagtgagaaggttagcattagaggagggaagtgtgctggctgggttggagtagaataGTGAGATGagctaggagggggaaaggtgatagagtgctttaaagccaatgatgaagagtttttgtttgatgcagagattggtgggcaaccactggagtttttggaggagtaggttggcatgtcCTTAacgatttttgtagaaaaatcatctgggaagcagagtgaagtttggactggggtaggaagaaacaggaggctgggaggtcagcaaggaagctgatgtagtaatccaggcaggataggaggagtgactattaatgtggtaacagtttggatggagagggaagggcagattttagtgatgttgtgaaagtgggacttgGGGATAACAGTCTttaacccattttatagattagatgactgaggcacagaggaagggaaatgacttgcccaaggtcacaaagaagacaagtggcagagccaggattaaaacccaggtcctctgactcacaggcctgttttctatccactaggccacactgcctctctaaatTTGTCCTTTGTCCAAGCATCTCGTTTTTGGATTTGGCACCAGTATAAACTTCCCGATCTGTATGCACAAGGTATTGtgtggatttattttattttttttttacagttacaGAAATTTTCCAGTGGTGGATCCCAGTTGGTCAATGCTACATGAGGAACGATCATATTTATGTAATTTCTTGGGAACCCTTTATGCAAATTCATCCAGAGAGAGTTTAATGGAAATTCTGAAACATGATGGAAATGATAAACGTTGTTGGGTTACTGGCAGACAACAGTAAGATCCATATTTATTTCACACATTTCTTGGTTCTCCTACATCAGACAGATGGTCAAAAATTTAAACATAAGGAAGCCTCTTAGGTCTCCCTATCTTTTCTCATTTGAAcaggagaataatgatgatagtaacacTGTGCTGGTGGCTTGAGAAAATTGATTCCTTCGTGGTTTTAAAAATGCTCAAAGGCCACAGCTTGATTTATGTGCTAGGTCTCTACCAAAAACACTACATGGTATTGTCCCACAGTTGGACATATGAAGCCAAAGAGCCTAGGTGAACAGATACTAGCTACAATTAACATCAACAACCCAAAAACAACTGCCAAGCTGGTAGTGGAGGACACCAGAATCAATCAGAGGTtttcactgagcgcttaatgtgtccagagcattcattcattcaatagtatttattgagagtttactatgtgcagagcactgtactaagcgcttggaatgtacaaatcggcaacagatagagacagtccctgcccattgacagacagcgtggctcaatggaaagagcacgggctttggagtcagaggtcatggtttcgaatcccaggtctgccacttgtcagctgtgtgactgtgggcaagtcacttaacttctctgggcatcagttacctcatctgtaaaatgaggattaagactgtgacccccactgtgtctactccagcgcttagaacagtgctctgcacatagtaatcgcttaacaaataccaacatttttaattgggggagacagacagacaaaagcaatagcaataaatagaatcaaggggatgtacatcacatgaaaacaatagcaataaatagaatcaaggggatgtgcatctcattaacaaaataaatagggtactaaaaatatatacaaatgagcagatgagcacagtgctgagggggaggggggaaaagggggcttaggtgaaggggggggtagagaagcagcagagggaaagggggaagctcagtctgggaaggtctcttggaggaggtgagctctcagtagggctttgaagaggggaagagaattagtttggcggaggtgaggagggagggcattccaggacagcaggagtaagcacttgagagagtacaatataaaagggtTAGATTCACAAACACATTTAATCTTTCATTTATCCTGATTTTATTAAACAAAAACATGTGCACACTGCTATAATATATCAGTATAGTATTTATAGCAGTATTCGTGGtgattgttaatcgcttactgtgagccaagcactctactaagcgctgaggtggaaacaaattaatctggtcagaTACAGATGCTTTCCCAAATGAGGATCATagtttaagaaggaggaagaacaggattttAACCCTATTTTTTAGGTGAGGAGACTGTGATAAGTgaaggattgagggtggggtagatatagggtgccATTCGAAGTGCCggggtaatgcagaagagaatggtaGAAGAGACACCGAGAGCCGGAAGCAAGCTGAAGACCAGGCTGAGGGGAGGCTTTGGAAGGACACAACCTCAGGTGATAGCAGCTCTTCAACattggcctagtagagaagcagcatggcctagtggatagagcccaggcctgggagtcagaaggacctgggttctaattccaactctgccacctgtctgctgtgtgaccttgggcaagtcacttcactactctggacctcaatttcctcatttgtaaaatattaagactgtgagccccgtgtgggacagggactggg belongs to Ornithorhynchus anatinus isolate Pmale09 chromosome 2, mOrnAna1.pri.v4, whole genome shotgun sequence and includes:
- the RXYLT1 gene encoding ribitol-5-phosphate xylosyltransferase 1 isoform X4, with the protein product MGQSCNCFITGPAVAPGYFSVEVENVVLVLNGREETKISFATQWLLYIKTLIQAQKLQHVAVVLLGNEQCNNDWISPYLRSHGGFVDLLFITYDNPWVNDQDVFQWPLGVATYRNFPVVDPSWSMLHEERSYLCNFLGTLYANSSRESLMEILKHDGNDKRCWVTGRQQWQPQETNESFQNYQDALLQSDLTLCPVGVNTECYRVYEACSYASVPVIEDVMTPGNCGNTSSSQRAPLQLLKTMGAPFIFIKNWKELPAVLEREKKMSLQEKIQRRKKLIGWYQHFRAQLKLKFINALENSFLAKENRG